One Gammaproteobacteria bacterium genomic region harbors:
- the lexA gene encoding transcriptional repressor LexA: protein MPTPLEQKIVQALRHYIAQHGQAPTLQALGKRVGIHSKGTVHRYVNSLIDQGLLTRDPHKGWRSISLTQSSTGDLHTLPLLGRIAAGKPIEAIPDNHQLNLMTLFEGEGRYALKVQGDSMMDAGILNDDWVVILSTAQAAQGEIIVALIDNEEVTLKRLGARNKEEVTLTPENSTLQPTCYSAERVQIQGVLIGQIRHYPR from the coding sequence ATGCCCACACCACTCGAACAAAAAATAGTTCAAGCGCTGCGCCATTACATCGCCCAGCACGGCCAAGCCCCCACCCTGCAAGCCCTTGGGAAGCGCGTCGGCATCCACTCCAAAGGCACCGTTCACCGCTACGTCAACTCCCTTATTGACCAGGGACTGCTAACCCGTGACCCACACAAAGGGTGGCGAAGCATTTCTCTTACCCAAAGCAGCACTGGAGATCTGCACACTCTGCCACTCTTGGGGCGTATTGCCGCAGGCAAACCGATTGAAGCGATCCCTGACAACCACCAGCTCAACCTGATGACCCTCTTTGAGGGAGAGGGGCGATATGCGCTAAAGGTGCAAGGAGATTCGATGATGGATGCGGGTATTTTAAATGATGATTGGGTGGTTATCCTCAGCACCGCGCAAGCAGCGCAAGGAGAGATTATTGTGGCACTGATTGACAATGAAGAGGTGACACTCAAACGACTGGGTGCACGCAACAAAGAAGAGGTCACCCTCACGCCTGAAAACAGCACCCTGCAGCCGACCTGCTATTCAGCGGAGAGAGTGCAGATTCAGGGTGTTTTAATAGGCCAAATACGCCACTACCCGAGATAG
- a CDS encoding DNA polymerase IV: protein MDMNAFFAAIEQLDHPEWHGRPIAITNGQLGTCIITSSYEARSFGIKTGMRLREARKLCPHLIQVASRPRRYTAVSTAIMAGLQEITPDIEIFSVDEAFLDVTHVQALHGPPGRIARMVKLAVFKASGLLCSVGVSGDKTTAKYAAKQQKPNGLTLIPPSLTAQRLANVPVTELCGIGKGIGAFLARHGVHYCGDMQRLPISVLAERYGNVGRRIWSMCQGKDPSPVQSNIAAPKSMGHGKVIPPDSRSGQLILTYLMHMSEKVAARLRQHHMEAIHFWIGIKSNQGWLGERCRLAQPGSDGRSLQALCHQVFQRQWHGQGIYQVQVTALNPQPAHLQMELFTERDPRRYALNQVMDSINQRYGDFTLAPARLLSRSKMPDVIAPAWQPSGPRKSV, encoded by the coding sequence ATGGATATGAACGCTTTTTTTGCCGCCATCGAGCAACTCGACCACCCCGAGTGGCATGGTAGACCTATCGCCATCACGAATGGCCAGCTGGGCACCTGCATTATTACCAGCTCATATGAAGCACGCTCATTTGGCATCAAAACCGGCATGCGTTTGCGCGAAGCACGCAAGCTCTGCCCCCATTTGATTCAAGTGGCCTCACGACCAAGGCGCTACACAGCGGTCTCCACTGCCATTATGGCGGGGTTACAGGAGATCACCCCCGACATTGAAATATTCTCTGTGGATGAGGCATTTCTGGATGTCACGCATGTTCAAGCACTACACGGCCCACCCGGTCGCATTGCACGCATGGTTAAACTCGCCGTTTTTAAAGCCTCCGGATTACTCTGCTCGGTGGGTGTCAGTGGTGATAAAACCACCGCCAAGTATGCCGCAAAACAGCAAAAACCCAATGGGCTCACCCTTATCCCCCCTTCACTAACAGCACAACGATTGGCCAATGTGCCCGTCACAGAGCTTTGTGGCATTGGCAAGGGCATCGGGGCATTCCTGGCGCGCCACGGCGTGCACTATTGTGGTGACATGCAGCGCCTGCCAATCAGTGTTCTGGCGGAGCGCTATGGCAATGTGGGGCGGCGGATCTGGTCTATGTGTCAGGGCAAGGACCCCTCACCGGTACAAAGCAATATCGCAGCACCCAAAAGCATGGGGCACGGAAAAGTGATTCCACCTGATTCACGCAGCGGCCAGCTGATACTGACCTATCTGATGCATATGAGTGAAAAAGTAGCGGCACGCTTGCGACAACACCATATGGAGGCCATTCACTTCTGGATCGGCATTAAATCCAACCAGGGCTGGCTAGGCGAAAGGTGTCGTCTGGCTCAACCGGGCAGTGATGGTCGCTCATTGCAGGCGCTGTGCCACCAGGTGTTTCAGCGGCAGTGGCATGGACAGGGCATTTATCAGGTACAGGTCACCGCGCTAAACCCGCAGCCCGCACATCTGCAAATGGAGCTGTTTACAGAGCGCGACCCTCGCCGCTATGCGCTCAACCAAGTAATGGATTCTATTAATCAGCGTTATGGTGACTTCACTCTGGCACCAGCAAGGCTCTTGTCGCGCTCAAAGATGCCCGATGTTATTGCCCCTGCCTGGCAACCCAGCGGGCCGCGAAAAAGTGTATAA
- a CDS encoding long-chain fatty acid--CoA ligase — protein MSDTTIKRDEVTTLDGLFRERVARTPDLPAYREYDQESDQWRGSSWADMGREVARWQAALGKESLQRGDRIAVMLNNSRAWVCCEQAVMGLGLVIVPFYTNDRPDNIAFILQDAGIKILVCGGDEHWQQLQPIHAQLDGLLRIVTVMPCRNTASFSRLISLDEWLPDDAEAMRAEGAEPDELCTIVYTSGTTGRPKGVMLSHKNLLLNSFGGEAAADLDHSDLFLSFLPLSHMFERMAGYYIPMIVGAEVAYARSVLLLAEDLQTIHPTILVSVPRIYERVYAKISAQLAEKSSLAGKLFAAAVNVGWRRFLFAQGRGGWCPTFLAWPLLNKLVASKIMAKLGGRLRLAICGGAPLSPDVAKTFIGLGLDLRQGYGLTETSPVISVCRGEKNIPSSVGEPLEGVEVMIGEKDELLTRSDCVMLGYWNNPQATRDMIDEQGWLHTGDKARIDDGVVTITGRLKEIIVLSNGEKVPPADMEMAIAMDPLFEQCMVIGEGKPYLSLLAVLNPEQFEKLALALDDGKLETEVLARVTAQIQAFPGYAQIRRAHCELVPWSIEQGLITPTLKLKRKRIMAHYADQVEVLYQGH, from the coding sequence ATGAGCGACACGACAATTAAACGCGATGAAGTAACCACCCTTGATGGCTTGTTTCGTGAGCGGGTGGCGCGAACCCCCGATCTGCCTGCCTATCGAGAGTACGACCAAGAGTCAGATCAGTGGCGGGGTAGTAGCTGGGCTGATATGGGGCGCGAAGTAGCCCGCTGGCAAGCCGCGCTGGGCAAAGAGTCGTTGCAGCGGGGAGATCGTATAGCCGTGATGCTGAATAACAGTCGAGCCTGGGTCTGTTGTGAGCAGGCGGTGATGGGTTTAGGGCTGGTGATTGTGCCCTTTTATACCAATGATCGCCCCGATAATATCGCATTTATCTTACAGGATGCCGGGATCAAAATTCTGGTTTGCGGCGGCGATGAACATTGGCAGCAGTTACAACCGATTCATGCCCAGTTAGATGGTTTGCTGCGCATCGTGACGGTGATGCCTTGCCGTAACACGGCCTCTTTTTCCCGCTTGATCTCACTGGATGAGTGGCTGCCGGATGATGCTGAGGCGATGCGGGCCGAAGGGGCTGAACCCGATGAGCTCTGCACGATTGTCTATACATCAGGAACAACGGGTCGCCCTAAGGGGGTGATGCTGAGCCATAAAAACCTGCTGCTCAACTCCTTTGGTGGCGAAGCGGCCGCCGACCTTGATCATAGTGATCTGTTTCTCTCCTTTTTGCCGCTGTCGCACATGTTTGAGCGCATGGCGGGTTACTACATTCCGATGATTGTGGGCGCAGAGGTCGCTTATGCCCGTTCGGTTTTGCTGCTGGCCGAAGACTTGCAAACCATCCATCCCACCATTTTAGTTTCAGTGCCGCGTATCTATGAGCGAGTCTATGCCAAAATTAGCGCCCAATTGGCAGAGAAATCCTCACTTGCCGGTAAGCTCTTTGCCGCAGCAGTGAATGTGGGCTGGCGACGCTTTCTCTTTGCCCAAGGGCGAGGTGGCTGGTGCCCGACATTCCTTGCCTGGCCACTATTGAATAAGCTGGTTGCGAGTAAAATTATGGCCAAACTGGGCGGGCGGCTCCGCCTGGCAATTTGTGGTGGCGCACCCCTCTCTCCCGATGTGGCAAAAACATTTATCGGCCTGGGTCTCGACTTGCGGCAGGGTTACGGGTTAACCGAAACCAGCCCGGTGATCAGTGTTTGTCGTGGTGAGAAGAACATCCCTTCGAGTGTGGGTGAGCCACTGGAGGGTGTCGAGGTGATGATTGGTGAGAAAGATGAGCTACTGACTCGCAGTGACTGCGTGATGTTAGGCTACTGGAATAACCCGCAGGCGACCCGTGACATGATTGATGAGCAGGGGTGGCTGCATACTGGAGATAAGGCGCGTATTGATGACGGGGTGGTGACCATAACCGGTCGTTTGAAAGAGATTATCGTGCTCTCTAACGGTGAGAAGGTACCACCGGCTGATATGGAGATGGCGATTGCCATGGACCCACTGTTCGAGCAATGTATGGTGATCGGCGAGGGCAAGCCTTACCTCAGTCTGCTGGCGGTCTTGAATCCCGAGCAGTTTGAAAAATTGGCGTTAGCACTGGATGATGGCAAGCTGGAAACAGAGGTGCTGGCTCGAGTAACCGCTCAGATACAGGCCTTTCCTGGTTATGCGCAAATTCGCCGGGCGCATTGTGAGCTCGTCCCCTGGAGTATTGAACAGGGTTTGATCACGCCGACCCTGAAACTAAAGCGTAAGCGAATTATGGCGCACTACGCAGATCAAGTGGAGGTGCTCTACCAGGGGCATTAA
- a CDS encoding 3-hydroxyacyl-CoA dehydrogenase NAD-binding domain-containing protein, protein MGEKKVYQHWRKEQGRDDIAWLYLDRAESKANILCRAVIEELDELLEEVEYDKPAGVVITSAKSSGFIAGADISEFTTLKDQDDGFALVRRAQGVFDRLEALHCPTVALIQGFCLGGGMELALACRYRIAIDDPKTKLGLPEVKLGIHPGFGGTVRLPPLIGAPAAMDLMLTGRSLSAKAAAKVGVVDHAVPERHKLSAATQLLQQKPPPRKAKGWQAWVSGALLRPLLASMMRKKLAKKARQEHYPAPYAIIELWEKYASDPQVMMKEEAVSVARLVMGDTAQNLIRVFFLQERMKGLGSNSDFKAQRVHVIGGGVMGGDIAAWCAMQGLQVTLQDRSHEVIGRAIGRAYKLYKKKLKHPLKIRDAMDRLRPDIEGRGVADADVIIEAIFENVEAKQQLFKEVEAKAKPDALLATNTSSIPLETISSVLTDPSRLIGLHFFNPVAQMQLVEVVRGAQSNEALIDAGCAFTKQIGRLPLPVKSSPGFLVNRILMPYLIEAVILESEGVPAVLIDQAATKFGMPMGPIELADTVGLDICLHVAEILSQELGGEVPEKLRTMVAAGQLGRKSGEGFYKYKKGKPVKPSDTGTPPPDDLTDRMILRFVNEAMACLREGVVEDEDLLDAGIIFGTGFAPFRGGPMNYTVKSGRDQLKQRLDHLQQGHGDRFTPDARW, encoded by the coding sequence ATGGGCGAAAAAAAGGTCTACCAGCATTGGCGTAAAGAGCAGGGGCGTGATGATATTGCCTGGCTCTATCTTGATCGGGCGGAGAGTAAAGCAAACATACTCTGTCGAGCAGTCATTGAAGAGTTGGATGAGCTACTCGAAGAGGTTGAATATGATAAACCTGCCGGTGTGGTGATCACCTCAGCTAAAAGCAGTGGCTTTATTGCGGGCGCTGATATTAGTGAGTTTACCACCTTAAAAGATCAGGATGATGGCTTCGCCTTGGTGCGTCGTGCTCAAGGGGTATTTGATCGTCTGGAAGCACTGCACTGCCCAACGGTGGCGCTGATCCAGGGTTTTTGCCTGGGTGGCGGCATGGAGTTGGCGCTGGCTTGCCGCTACCGCATTGCGATTGATGACCCTAAAACTAAGCTGGGTCTGCCTGAGGTTAAGCTGGGTATTCATCCGGGGTTTGGTGGCACGGTACGTCTGCCGCCACTTATTGGCGCACCGGCGGCAATGGATCTGATGCTCACTGGGCGCTCCTTGAGCGCAAAGGCCGCCGCCAAGGTGGGGGTGGTTGATCATGCCGTGCCCGAACGGCACAAGCTCAGTGCCGCGACTCAACTGCTGCAACAGAAACCACCACCTAGAAAAGCCAAGGGGTGGCAGGCGTGGGTGAGTGGCGCGCTGCTGCGCCCACTGCTGGCCAGTATGATGCGTAAAAAATTAGCAAAAAAGGCGCGTCAGGAGCACTATCCTGCCCCCTATGCCATCATCGAGCTGTGGGAAAAGTACGCCTCTGATCCCCAAGTGATGATGAAGGAGGAGGCGGTTTCGGTTGCTCGTTTGGTGATGGGTGACACGGCACAGAATCTGATCCGGGTTTTTTTCCTGCAAGAGCGCATGAAAGGGCTGGGCAGTAACAGTGACTTTAAAGCACAGCGGGTGCACGTGATTGGCGGCGGCGTGATGGGCGGCGATATTGCGGCCTGGTGTGCTATGCAGGGGCTTCAGGTGACACTGCAAGATCGTAGTCATGAGGTGATTGGCCGTGCCATAGGGCGAGCATACAAATTATACAAAAAGAAGCTGAAGCATCCGCTTAAAATTCGTGATGCAATGGATCGTCTGCGTCCCGATATTGAGGGGCGCGGCGTTGCTGATGCGGATGTGATTATCGAAGCCATTTTTGAGAATGTAGAGGCGAAACAACAGCTTTTCAAAGAGGTTGAAGCAAAGGCCAAGCCGGATGCGTTGCTGGCAACCAATACTTCCAGCATTCCGTTGGAGACCATTAGCAGTGTACTGACAGACCCTTCCCGTTTAATCGGGCTGCACTTTTTTAACCCGGTGGCACAGATGCAGCTGGTGGAGGTTGTGCGCGGTGCGCAGTCCAATGAAGCACTGATCGATGCAGGTTGTGCCTTTACCAAGCAGATTGGCCGCCTGCCGCTGCCGGTTAAAAGCTCACCTGGGTTTTTGGTTAACCGGATATTGATGCCCTACCTGATTGAAGCGGTCATACTGGAGTCTGAAGGGGTACCCGCGGTATTGATAGATCAGGCAGCAACCAAATTTGGTATGCCCATGGGGCCGATTGAGCTGGCAGACACGGTGGGGCTTGATATTTGCCTGCATGTGGCAGAAATACTCTCTCAAGAGCTGGGGGGCGAGGTGCCTGAAAAACTTCGCACCATGGTGGCCGCCGGACAACTGGGGCGCAAGAGTGGCGAAGGCTTTTATAAATACAAGAAGGGTAAGCCGGTGAAGCCCAGTGACACCGGTACCCCGCCGCCAGACGATTTGACTGACCGCATGATTTTGCGCTTTGTAAATGAGGCGATGGCCTGCTTGCGTGAAGGGGTGGTTGAAGATGAAGATCTACTGGATGCCGGTATTATTTTTGGTACGGGTTTTGCGCCATTTAGGGGTGGGCCGATGAACTACACCGTCAAGTCTGGCCGTGATCAGTTAAAACAACGTTTAGACCATCTACAGCAAGGGCATGGCGACCGTTTCACACCGGATGCCCGCTGGTAA